From the genome of Haloterrigena sp. KLK7, one region includes:
- a CDS encoding cupin domain-containing protein, which yields MERVSIDDCDPSEAADGVHLALMAGTDSMNVQHFEIEPGATVDEHSHPHDQTGYITQGELTFLTDGEEIICGPGDSYAIPGDQPHAAENRGDETVRGVDIFSPPRENPSWQSE from the coding sequence ATGGAACGCGTTTCGATCGACGACTGCGATCCGTCGGAGGCGGCCGACGGCGTCCACCTGGCGCTGATGGCCGGTACCGACTCGATGAACGTCCAGCACTTCGAGATCGAACCCGGCGCGACCGTCGACGAGCACAGCCACCCCCACGACCAGACGGGCTACATCACGCAGGGCGAACTGACGTTCCTCACCGACGGCGAGGAGATCATCTGCGGACCCGGTGACTCCTACGCGATCCCGGGCGACCAGCCCCACGCGGCCGAGAACCGCGGCGACGAGACGGTCCGCGGCGTCGACATCTTCAGCCCGCCGCGGGAGAATCCGAGCTGGCAGTCGGAGTAA
- a CDS encoding DUF5817 domain-containing protein, with product MYAVVGCSECSNLWIIEGRSETTQCPRCGARKAYEKRKKFVETDDASHARDVRASMLANRQGEGEAFAELDSFDALEDEVADGVVDDDEYLAESGLDVDEVSAAGERDPRGPTRSGSKKEIVERALEDLERPTEDEIVDYAGERGVSAEYVRDALEKLVGRGEVSESRGRYRRL from the coding sequence ATGTACGCCGTCGTCGGCTGTAGCGAGTGTTCGAACCTCTGGATCATCGAGGGTCGCTCCGAGACGACCCAGTGTCCCCGCTGTGGCGCGCGGAAGGCCTACGAGAAGCGCAAGAAGTTCGTCGAGACCGACGACGCGAGCCACGCTCGCGACGTCCGCGCGTCGATGCTCGCGAACCGACAGGGCGAGGGCGAGGCCTTCGCCGAACTGGACTCCTTCGACGCCTTAGAGGACGAGGTCGCCGACGGCGTCGTCGACGACGACGAGTACCTCGCGGAGTCCGGCCTCGACGTCGACGAGGTCTCCGCCGCCGGCGAGCGCGACCCGCGCGGGCCGACTCGCAGCGGCAGCAAGAAGGAGATCGTCGAACGCGCCCTCGAGGACCTCGAGCGGCCGACCGAGGACGAGATCGTCGACTACGCCGGCGAACGCGGCGTCTCCGCGGAGTACGTGCGGGACGCGCTCGAGAAACTCGTCGGCCGCGGCGAGGTGAGCGAGAGCCGCGGCCGGTATCGACGGCTGTAG
- the hmgA gene encoding hydroxymethylglutaryl-CoA reductase (NADPH): MTDPEDLVERVREGELRLHELEDHADHDTAAEARRLLLERETGTELEAIGDYAFPAEAAEPNIENMIGAAQVPMGVVGPVPVNGEETAANDGGAAAGDYYLPLATTEGALLASVNRGLGVIRSAGGADARVTKNGMTRAPVFRVAGVAEAAETVEWVDDNTEALAEAAESTTSHGELIDVEPYVVGDSVYLRFAYDTKDAMGMNMATIATGEACEIVERETPADLVALSGNLCSDKKPAAINAVEGRGRSVTADAVIPGELVEDRLHTTAEAIAEANTRKNLTGSAKAGSLGFNAHAANVVAAAFLATGQDEAQVVEAANAITTMDAREREDGTTDLYASVSLASLEVGTVGGGTKLPTQAEALEVLGLRGGGDPPGSNADALAEIIAVGALAGELSLLGALSSRHLASAHEDLGR; the protein is encoded by the coding sequence ATGACAGACCCCGAGGACCTCGTCGAGCGAGTACGCGAGGGCGAGTTGCGCCTGCACGAACTCGAGGACCACGCCGACCACGACACCGCGGCCGAAGCCCGCCGGCTGCTCCTCGAGCGCGAGACGGGGACGGAACTCGAGGCGATCGGCGACTACGCCTTCCCCGCCGAGGCGGCGGAACCGAACATCGAGAACATGATCGGCGCCGCGCAGGTGCCGATGGGCGTCGTCGGCCCCGTGCCCGTCAACGGCGAGGAGACCGCAGCGAACGACGGTGGCGCGGCCGCCGGCGACTACTACCTGCCGCTGGCGACGACCGAGGGCGCCCTGCTGGCGTCGGTCAACCGCGGGCTGGGCGTGATCCGCTCCGCGGGCGGCGCGGACGCCCGCGTGACGAAAAACGGGATGACCCGCGCGCCGGTGTTTCGGGTCGCGGGCGTCGCCGAGGCCGCCGAGACCGTCGAGTGGGTGGACGACAACACCGAAGCGCTGGCCGAAGCCGCCGAGTCCACGACGAGCCACGGCGAACTGATCGACGTCGAACCGTACGTCGTCGGCGACTCCGTCTACCTGCGCTTCGCCTACGACACGAAGGACGCGATGGGGATGAACATGGCCACCATCGCGACCGGCGAGGCCTGCGAGATCGTCGAACGCGAGACCCCGGCCGATCTCGTCGCGCTCTCGGGCAACCTCTGCTCGGACAAGAAACCGGCCGCGATCAACGCCGTCGAGGGCCGCGGGCGCTCGGTGACGGCCGACGCCGTGATCCCCGGCGAACTCGTCGAGGACCGACTCCACACCACCGCGGAGGCCATCGCCGAGGCCAACACCCGCAAGAATCTCACCGGCAGCGCCAAGGCCGGCAGCCTTGGGTTCAACGCCCACGCGGCCAACGTCGTCGCCGCCGCCTTCCTCGCGACCGGCCAGGACGAGGCCCAGGTCGTCGAGGCCGCGAACGCGATCACCACCATGGACGCCCGCGAGCGCGAGGACGGCACCACCGACCTCTACGCCAGCGTCTCGCTCGCCTCACTCGAGGTCGGCACCGTCGGCGGCGGGACGAAACTGCCGACGCAGGCCGAGGCGCTCGAGGTCCTCGGGCTGCGGGGCGGGGGCGACCCGCCGGGATCGAACGCCGACGCCTTAGCAGAGATCATCGCCGTCGGCGCGCTGGCCGGCGAACTCTCCCTGCTCGGTGCGCTGTCGTCCCGTCACCTCGCGAGCGCTCACGAGGATCTCGGGCGGTGA
- a CDS encoding amidohydrolase: protein MTEAADLLLIDGEIHALTDPDIVYEAMAIRDGEIVRLGDTYEVEFLEGVATDVVDCGGRTVLPGFIDAHTHVEQLGQHLVHADLSDATSVADCLETLSAHADAEPDREWVLGFGYDESAWDDSRTRPLTREELDRVSEDRPVVAMRVDLHTASLNSVALERLGDDLPASDLRRSGGEPTGVAVEDAAEAVRRELTADRAEMREVLAAATERAVELGVTGVHDKVRGSVAPRVYRDMAVDGDLPLRVRIDYWSDHLEALEEVGLATNAGDDRVQTGAIKSFSDGSFGSRTARLREPYADASAAGADAEHDADEGTDDDDRGQWVVDPDDLAALVERADSAGYQVCVHAIGDAAIEETLSALESTADPGGRRHRIEHAELATDDQFERMADAGVVASMQPNFHRWADEGGLYDRRLGRERRNRTNRFRRALEAGVPLAFGSDCMPLDPLLGVHHAVTAPTEAQRLSVTDALRAYTRGAAYAGFDEDRLGTLEVGKKADLVVLEESPWDRADRIDEIDVAMTMVDGDVVFDGVGG from the coding sequence ATGACCGAGGCCGCCGATCTCCTGTTGATCGACGGGGAGATCCACGCGCTGACCGACCCCGATATCGTCTACGAAGCGATGGCGATCCGCGACGGCGAGATCGTTCGACTCGGCGACACCTACGAGGTCGAGTTCCTCGAGGGCGTCGCGACCGACGTGGTCGACTGCGGCGGGCGAACCGTCCTGCCGGGCTTTATCGACGCCCACACGCACGTGGAGCAGCTGGGACAGCACCTCGTCCACGCCGACCTCTCAGATGCGACGAGCGTCGCGGACTGCCTCGAGACGCTGTCGGCCCACGCCGACGCCGAACCGGACCGCGAGTGGGTCCTCGGCTTCGGCTACGACGAGAGCGCGTGGGACGACTCGCGGACGCGACCGCTCACGCGCGAGGAACTCGACCGCGTCAGCGAGGACCGCCCGGTCGTCGCGATGCGCGTCGACCTGCACACCGCCTCGCTGAACTCGGTCGCCCTCGAGCGACTCGGGGACGACCTCCCCGCGTCCGATCTGCGGCGATCGGGCGGTGAGCCGACCGGCGTCGCCGTCGAGGACGCCGCCGAGGCCGTCCGCCGGGAGCTGACGGCCGACCGCGCGGAGATGCGCGAGGTGCTCGCGGCGGCAACCGAACGCGCGGTCGAGTTGGGTGTCACCGGCGTCCACGACAAGGTCCGCGGCTCGGTCGCGCCGCGAGTCTATCGCGACATGGCCGTCGACGGCGACCTCCCCCTGCGCGTTCGGATCGACTACTGGAGCGACCACCTCGAGGCGCTCGAGGAGGTCGGGCTGGCGACGAACGCGGGCGACGACCGCGTGCAGACGGGCGCGATCAAGTCCTTCTCCGACGGGAGCTTCGGGAGCCGAACGGCGCGACTCCGGGAGCCGTACGCGGACGCCAGTGCGGCCGGAGCGGACGCAGAACACGATGCGGACGAGGGGACCGACGACGACGACCGCGGCCAGTGGGTCGTCGACCCCGACGACCTCGCGGCGCTGGTCGAGCGCGCCGACAGTGCGGGCTATCAGGTCTGCGTCCACGCTATCGGCGACGCGGCCATCGAGGAGACGCTGTCGGCCCTCGAGTCGACGGCCGATCCCGGCGGCCGGCGCCACCGGATCGAACACGCGGAACTGGCGACCGACGACCAGTTCGAGCGCATGGCCGACGCCGGGGTCGTCGCGTCGATGCAGCCGAACTTCCACCGCTGGGCGGACGAGGGCGGCCTCTACGACCGGCGACTGGGACGCGAGCGGCGGAATCGGACCAACCGGTTCCGGCGGGCGCTCGAGGCCGGCGTCCCGCTCGCCTTCGGCTCGGACTGCATGCCGCTGGATCCCCTGCTCGGCGTCCACCACGCCGTCACCGCGCCGACCGAGGCCCAGCGACTGTCGGTCACCGACGCGCTGCGGGCCTACACGCGCGGCGCGGCGTACGCCGGCTTCGACGAGGACCGACTCGGGACCCTCGAGGTCGGCAAGAAGGCGGATCTGGTCGTCCTCGAGGAATCGCCGTGGGACCGCGCGGATCGAATCGACGAGATCGACGTCGCGATGACGATGGTCGACGGCGACGTCGTCTTCGACGGGGTCGGCGGCTGA
- a CDS encoding ABC transporter ATP-binding protein — protein MSTEQLPTATAVVVDDVRRTYRLGEPVHAIDGISLTLGEGSFTAVMGPSGSGKSTLMNLIGCLDTPTEGRIEVGGETIGELSDAERARLRGTEIGFVFQTFNLMPRLTAAENVTLPMVFHDAVDESRRERAEELLERVGLGDRLEHRPTELSGGQRQRVALARALANEPTLVLADEPTGNLDTETGAGIMSLLAELNREGTTVLLVTHERAVAEHADHVVHLVDGRIEDVEHLADARDVTGETVDDRIGERRPDIGDSGSEPLGPSEAGLADEGVREES, from the coding sequence ATGTCAACCGAACAACTACCAACGGCGACCGCAGTGGTCGTCGACGACGTCCGGCGGACGTACCGGCTCGGGGAACCGGTTCACGCGATCGACGGGATTTCGCTGACGCTGGGTGAGGGGTCGTTCACCGCGGTGATGGGACCGAGCGGGTCGGGGAAGAGCACGCTCATGAATTTGATCGGCTGTCTGGACACGCCGACCGAGGGGCGGATCGAGGTCGGCGGCGAGACGATCGGGGAGCTCTCGGACGCCGAACGGGCGCGGCTTCGCGGCACCGAGATCGGTTTCGTCTTCCAAACGTTCAACCTCATGCCGCGGCTGACCGCCGCCGAGAACGTCACGCTACCGATGGTGTTCCACGACGCGGTCGACGAGAGCCGGCGCGAGCGCGCCGAGGAATTGCTCGAGCGCGTGGGGCTGGGTGATCGGCTCGAGCATCGACCGACGGAGCTCTCGGGCGGCCAACGCCAGCGGGTCGCGCTCGCCCGGGCGCTCGCGAACGAGCCGACGCTGGTTCTGGCCGACGAGCCGACGGGGAACCTCGATACCGAGACCGGCGCGGGGATCATGTCGCTGTTGGCCGAACTCAACCGGGAGGGGACGACGGTACTACTGGTCACCCACGAGCGAGCGGTCGCCGAGCACGCCGACCACGTCGTCCACCTCGTCGACGGGCGGATCGAGGACGTCGAGCACCTCGCGGACGCTCGAGACGTGACGGGCGAGACCGTCGACGATCGAATCGGCGAGAGGCGACCGGATATCGGCGATTCGGGGTCCGAACCTCTCGGTCCGAGCGAAGCCGGCCTCGCCGACGAGGGGGTGCGCGAAGAGTCATGA
- a CDS encoding ABC transporter permease has product MNVRESLRISWRSIRSHKLRSTLTTIGVIIGVAAVITFVVLGGGFSESVIGDVEAEQEPVMTVQTQTNPEAGYGIMTVDTPIYTESDVAALEDSEGVEFVAPQGTVDVVQTATDDEQVTGVVDAQATTADRFEHATFVAGGPFDGEGEVVVNEQTVQLFEGDVAVGDELTLTFEDGETETVTVAGVVEPEFGDQTPPRLFLSIDAYYTTTVETPAGEEERAYPGLLVGAESVDEVDSAKASVADYLEEESHAAELKQDDHEIAVQTVEDAIEQFTDIVDQLTLFIGAVAGIALVVGSIGIANIMIVSVTERTRQIGIMKAVGATKRDVMQLFLVESMILGVIGAAVGVIVGIGVGYLGVSLLEWPMAYPIDWIAVAIVVGIGVGVVSGLYPAWRGARVDPIEALRHE; this is encoded by the coding sequence ATGAACGTCCGCGAGAGCCTCCGAATCAGCTGGCGATCGATCCGCTCGCACAAACTGCGCTCGACGCTGACGACGATCGGCGTGATCATCGGTGTCGCGGCCGTGATCACGTTCGTCGTGCTCGGCGGCGGCTTCTCCGAGAGCGTGATCGGCGACGTCGAGGCCGAGCAGGAGCCCGTGATGACCGTCCAGACGCAGACGAACCCCGAGGCGGGGTACGGGATCATGACCGTCGACACGCCGATCTACACCGAGAGCGACGTCGCGGCCCTCGAGGATAGCGAGGGCGTCGAGTTCGTCGCCCCGCAGGGGACGGTCGACGTCGTCCAGACAGCGACCGACGACGAGCAGGTGACCGGCGTCGTCGACGCGCAGGCGACGACAGCGGATCGGTTCGAACACGCGACGTTCGTCGCGGGCGGCCCGTTCGACGGCGAGGGCGAAGTCGTCGTCAACGAGCAGACGGTCCAGCTGTTCGAGGGCGACGTCGCGGTCGGCGACGAACTGACGCTCACGTTCGAGGACGGCGAGACCGAGACCGTCACCGTCGCCGGGGTCGTCGAACCCGAGTTCGGCGACCAGACGCCGCCCCGGCTGTTCCTCTCGATCGACGCCTACTACACCACGACGGTCGAGACGCCGGCCGGCGAGGAAGAGCGGGCTTACCCGGGACTACTGGTCGGCGCCGAGAGCGTCGACGAGGTCGACTCGGCCAAGGCGTCGGTCGCCGACTACCTCGAAGAGGAATCACACGCGGCCGAGTTGAAACAGGACGATCACGAGATCGCGGTCCAGACCGTCGAGGACGCCATCGAGCAGTTCACCGACATCGTCGATCAGCTCACGCTGTTCATCGGCGCCGTCGCCGGGATCGCGCTCGTGGTCGGCTCGATCGGCATCGCTAACATCATGATCGTCAGCGTCACCGAACGGACCCGCCAGATCGGCATCATGAAGGCCGTCGGCGCGACGAAACGCGACGTCATGCAACTGTTTCTCGTCGAGTCGATGATCCTCGGCGTCATCGGTGCCGCCGTCGGCGTCATCGTCGGGATCGGGGTCGGCTATCTCGGCGTGTCGCTCCTCGAGTGGCCGATGGCGTACCCGATCGACTGGATCGCCGTCGCTATCGTCGTCGGTATCGGCGTCGGCGTCGTCTCGGGGCTCTACCCCGCGTGGCGCGGCGCCCGCGTGGACCCGATCGAGGCACTGCGCCACGAGTGA
- a CDS encoding helix-turn-helix domain-containing protein, with the protein MSEARVIAEITLVHPELVLTPTIRALPEMTTELEYQTIAGPGEYYLFFETYGGDFDAFDRVVADDPTVSEPTVVIDGGEFRVYRMRLTSAERLVLPRAAELGMRVLHATSGRGGWIATLEVPELGRLQEFRDHCRSKDVAFTVDRLYHAEDGDRSPGQGYGLTPVQRETLVTAYERGYFEDPRDSSVEDLADALEVSSSAVSGRLRRGLKALIENSLVR; encoded by the coding sequence ATGAGCGAGGCGCGGGTCATCGCCGAGATCACGCTCGTCCATCCCGAGCTGGTGCTCACCCCGACGATTCGGGCGCTTCCCGAGATGACCACCGAACTCGAGTACCAGACGATCGCCGGGCCGGGGGAGTACTACCTCTTCTTCGAGACCTACGGCGGCGATTTCGACGCGTTCGACCGCGTCGTCGCCGACGATCCCACGGTCTCGGAGCCGACGGTCGTCATCGACGGGGGCGAGTTCCGCGTCTACCGGATGCGACTGACCTCGGCGGAGCGGCTGGTGTTGCCCCGCGCCGCCGAACTGGGGATGCGGGTCCTCCACGCTACGAGCGGTCGCGGCGGCTGGATCGCGACCCTCGAGGTGCCCGAACTCGGCCGGTTACAGGAGTTCCGCGACCACTGTCGGAGCAAGGACGTCGCCTTCACCGTCGACCGGCTCTACCACGCCGAGGACGGCGACCGGAGCCCGGGACAGGGCTACGGTCTGACCCCCGTCCAGCGGGAGACGCTCGTCACCGCCTACGAACGCGGCTACTTCGAGGATCCGCGGGACTCCTCGGTCGAAGACCTCGCGGACGCGCTCGAGGTCTCCTCGTCGGCCGTCAGCGGTCGCCTCCGCCGCGGGCTGAAGGCGCTGATCGAGAACTCGCTCGTCCGATGA
- a CDS encoding HalOD1 output domain-containing protein, with protein sequence MNGLLSEHECPPVHCAHFDPTVSGQLSSAIVSAVTTVTDRSPMAIDPLWETIDPEALERLLDHAATQGEGTSFGLEFSVAGLDLVVTDAGEIVVYDCASERESADGLEFTFER encoded by the coding sequence ATGAACGGCCTTCTCTCCGAACACGAGTGTCCGCCCGTCCACTGCGCCCATTTCGACCCGACCGTCTCCGGCCAGCTCTCGAGTGCGATCGTCAGCGCGGTCACGACCGTCACGGACCGTTCGCCGATGGCGATCGACCCGCTGTGGGAGACGATCGATCCGGAGGCGCTCGAACGACTGCTCGACCACGCGGCCACGCAGGGCGAGGGGACGTCGTTCGGCCTCGAGTTCAGCGTCGCCGGTCTCGACCTGGTCGTCACCGACGCCGGGGAGATCGTGGTGTACGACTGCGCGAGCGAGCGCGAGTCCGCGGACGGTCTCGAGTTCACGTTCGAACGGTAG
- a CDS encoding LLM class flavin-dependent oxidoreductase — MDVGLMVTSFGDLDLADIAVRAEQLSYDAVWVGELWGESGVVQLTEMACRTDEIGLGSAILNVYSRSPAVLAMTAASLQRASDGRFTLGVGTSTPKAVEDLHGMAFDRPVRRAHEAIELVRAYTAGDGRVDYDGEVLAAADFPSLEAPVPIYHAGLGPANRRVVGRLCDGWIPHNIPFAHLEEAFEEVADAARERDRDPSEITVAPYVPSAVSEDPDEARETLRRHVAYYVGSGEGYRRAVATAYPERADRIADAWRGGNKREAAEAVTDAMLADLGVAGTPDDAREQLRTLVAETGIDHPIVVVPEPASRDVVETTIDELAPDRL, encoded by the coding sequence ATGGACGTCGGACTCATGGTAACGTCGTTCGGTGACCTCGATCTCGCGGACATCGCGGTCCGCGCGGAACAACTGTCCTACGACGCCGTCTGGGTCGGCGAGCTCTGGGGCGAGAGCGGCGTCGTCCAGCTGACCGAGATGGCCTGTCGGACCGACGAGATCGGCCTCGGGAGCGCGATCCTGAACGTCTACTCGCGGTCGCCGGCCGTGCTCGCGATGACCGCCGCATCGTTGCAGCGAGCGTCGGACGGTCGCTTCACGCTCGGCGTCGGGACCAGCACGCCGAAAGCCGTCGAGGACCTCCACGGGATGGCGTTCGATCGGCCCGTCCGGCGGGCCCACGAGGCGATCGAACTCGTCCGCGCGTACACCGCCGGCGACGGCCGCGTCGACTACGACGGCGAGGTGCTCGCGGCCGCCGACTTCCCGTCGCTCGAGGCCCCGGTGCCGATCTACCACGCCGGTCTCGGGCCGGCGAACCGGCGGGTCGTCGGCCGGCTCTGCGACGGCTGGATCCCCCACAACATCCCGTTCGCGCACCTCGAGGAGGCCTTCGAGGAAGTCGCGGACGCGGCCCGCGAGCGCGACCGCGATCCGAGCGAGATCACCGTCGCGCCCTACGTCCCGTCGGCGGTCAGCGAGGATCCCGACGAGGCCCGGGAGACGCTGCGCCGGCACGTCGCCTACTACGTCGGCAGCGGCGAAGGATACCGCCGTGCGGTGGCGACGGCGTACCCCGAGCGCGCGGACCGAATCGCCGACGCCTGGCGCGGCGGGAACAAACGCGAGGCCGCCGAGGCGGTGACCGACGCGATGCTGGCGGACCTCGGCGTCGCCGGCACGCCGGACGACGCGCGCGAGCAGCTTCGGACGCTCGTCGCCGAGACGGGGATCGACCACCCCATCGTCGTCGTTCCGGAACCGGCCTCGAGGGACGTCGTCGAGACGACGATCGACGAACTCGCACCCGACCGGCTCTGA
- a CDS encoding DUF2267 domain-containing protein: MSQKKTNYTDFVGEVQHRIEAGTQAEAVRTVRAVLETIGERVDEGGATDIASPLPMEIDRYLLGVDHGQGYDFDEFVGRVHERLNYDDLDLDTGYGKPAEIDESEAVFRIKAVTALLAETVPGGELANVEAQFPDEFDELFELVDAESTPWEEASS, translated from the coding sequence ATGTCCCAGAAGAAGACCAACTACACGGACTTCGTCGGCGAGGTACAGCATCGCATCGAAGCCGGGACCCAGGCCGAGGCCGTCCGGACGGTGCGGGCCGTCCTCGAGACGATCGGCGAGCGCGTCGACGAGGGCGGCGCGACGGACATCGCCAGCCCGCTGCCCATGGAGATCGACCGCTATCTGCTGGGGGTCGACCACGGACAGGGGTACGACTTCGACGAGTTCGTCGGACGGGTCCACGAGCGGCTGAACTACGACGACCTCGATCTCGACACCGGCTACGGGAAGCCCGCGGAAATCGACGAGAGCGAGGCAGTGTTCCGGATCAAGGCGGTCACCGCCTTGCTCGCCGAGACGGTGCCCGGCGGCGAGCTCGCGAACGTCGAGGCACAGTTCCCCGACGAGTTCGACGAGCTGTTCGAGCTGGTCGACGCCGAGTCGACGCCGTGGGAGGAAGCGTCCTCCTGA